In Kitasatospora sp. NA04385, a single genomic region encodes these proteins:
- a CDS encoding HEAT repeat domain-containing protein: protein MPLTELDAALWEGLETAHWSSPATMVPRVLRRLALAGPDASAEDCELLHCLVPEPGRPAPSAAHVALPFLLELATDPGMGATRVPLTVLLARLLHTAADLPERYRSGALPLLADPDPAVRRAALPLAPDPATLLGLWRTESEPSVRLSLLRALAATGTTGARAVLAETLTEEHPALYVAAVHASAAFDADLPVRHLDRLLILLTDPALRPLFENVWYTPHRPGPLTREHLLWSTYGLLAHRPDLQGAFPGELLAAADRADDEALRREAVLLARHHAG, encoded by the coding sequence ATGCCACTGACGGAGCTGGACGCCGCGCTGTGGGAGGGGCTGGAGACCGCGCACTGGTCGAGCCCGGCGACGATGGTGCCCAGGGTGCTGCGCCGGCTGGCCCTGGCCGGTCCGGACGCCTCCGCCGAGGACTGCGAACTGCTGCACTGTCTGGTTCCCGAGCCCGGTCGGCCCGCGCCGTCCGCCGCCCACGTGGCGCTGCCGTTCCTGCTCGAACTCGCGACCGACCCGGGGATGGGCGCCACCCGCGTCCCGCTGACCGTCCTGCTGGCGCGTCTGCTGCACACCGCCGCCGACCTGCCCGAGCGGTACCGCTCCGGCGCCCTGCCGCTGCTGGCCGACCCGGACCCGGCGGTCCGCCGCGCCGCGCTCCCGCTGGCCCCGGACCCGGCCACGCTGCTCGGCCTGTGGCGCACCGAGAGCGAACCGTCCGTCCGGCTGTCTCTGCTGCGCGCCCTGGCCGCCACCGGCACCACCGGCGCCCGCGCCGTCCTCGCCGAGACGCTCACCGAGGAGCACCCGGCGCTGTACGTCGCCGCCGTGCACGCGTCCGCCGCGTTCGACGCCGACCTGCCGGTGCGTCACCTCGACCGGCTGCTGATCCTGCTCACCGATCCGGCGCTGCGCCCTCTCTTCGAGAACGTCTGGTACACCCCGCACCGCCCCGGTCCGCTGACCCGCGAACACCTGCTCTGGTCCACCTACGGGCTGCTGGCGCACCGCCCCGACCTGCAGGGCGCCTTCCCCGGCGAGTTGCTCGCCGCGGCCGACCGCGCCGACGACGAGGCGCTGCGCCGCGAGGCCGTACTGCTGGCCCGGCACCACGCGGGCTGA
- a CDS encoding MerR family transcriptional regulator: MRIGDAAAAAGATPRALRLYEQRGLMPPPVRTSSGQRVYDGTDVARIRVIRELLSLGLTIEDLRGHAESFDLLVADPARRCRGGSGGPVVRRRLAALDAEIARLTRLRAALAGAARGATEG, from the coding sequence ATGCGGATCGGGGACGCGGCGGCCGCCGCCGGAGCCACGCCCAGGGCACTGCGCCTGTACGAGCAGCGCGGCCTGATGCCGCCCCCCGTCCGCACGTCCAGCGGCCAGCGGGTCTACGACGGCACCGACGTGGCCCGGATTCGGGTGATCCGCGAACTGCTCTCCCTCGGCCTCACCATCGAGGACCTGCGCGGCCACGCCGAGTCCTTCGACCTGCTGGTCGCCGACCCGGCCCGCCGCTGCCGGGGCGGCAGCGGCGGCCCCGTCGTCCGGCGCCGACTGGCCGCGCTGGACGCCGAGATCGCTCGGCTCACCCGACTCCGCGCGGCCCTGGCCGGTGCGGCCAGGGGCGCCACCGAGGGCTGA
- a CDS encoding isopenicillin N synthase family oxygenase gives MTQQHPDSLPVIDLSLADGAPADRARLHHELRTAATGVGFLQLTGHGVTPAETAALTSAMRAFFALPEADRLAVSNLNSPHFRGYTRTGDERTGGRRDWRDQLDIGPELPPHVPAPGEPAYWWLEGPNQWPPALPELRPAALHWIDRLDAVAHRLLHELLASIGARPDFYDDAFAPHPHLHLKLVRYPGSAPDGPPQGVGTHKDYGFITLLLQDSVGGLQVERPDRTFLDVPPLEGAFVVNLGELLEVATDGYLKATSHRVVSPPGARERFSVPFFYNPRLDAHIAPLDFPHAHHAPGITQDPSNPLHADFGTNELKGYSRAHPAVTRRHHPELLPLG, from the coding sequence ATGACGCAGCAACACCCCGACTCCCTCCCCGTCATCGACCTCTCGCTCGCCGACGGCGCCCCCGCCGACCGGGCCCGCCTGCACCACGAGCTGCGGACGGCCGCGACCGGGGTCGGTTTCCTCCAGCTCACCGGCCACGGCGTCACGCCCGCCGAGACCGCCGCCCTGACCTCCGCGATGCGGGCCTTCTTCGCCCTCCCCGAGGCCGACCGGCTGGCCGTCAGCAACCTCAACTCCCCGCACTTCCGCGGCTACACCCGCACCGGGGACGAGCGCACCGGCGGCCGCCGCGACTGGCGCGACCAGCTCGACATCGGGCCCGAACTGCCCCCGCACGTCCCGGCTCCGGGCGAGCCCGCGTACTGGTGGCTGGAGGGGCCCAACCAGTGGCCGCCCGCGCTGCCCGAGCTGCGCCCGGCCGCCCTGCACTGGATCGACCGCCTGGACGCCGTCGCCCACCGCCTGCTGCACGAGCTGCTCGCCTCGATCGGCGCCCGCCCGGACTTCTACGACGACGCCTTCGCCCCGCACCCCCACCTGCACCTCAAGCTGGTCCGCTACCCCGGCAGCGCGCCCGACGGCCCCCCGCAGGGCGTCGGCACCCACAAGGACTACGGGTTCATCACGCTCCTGCTCCAGGACAGCGTCGGCGGCCTCCAGGTCGAGCGCCCGGACCGGACCTTCCTCGACGTGCCCCCGCTGGAGGGCGCCTTCGTGGTCAACCTCGGCGAGCTGCTGGAGGTCGCCACCGACGGCTACCTCAAGGCCACCTCGCACCGCGTGGTCTCCCCGCCCGGCGCCCGCGAGCGCTTCTCCGTCCCGTTCTTCTACAACCCCCGCCTCGACGCGCACATCGCCCCGCTCGACTTCCCGCACGCCCACCACGCCCCGGGCATCACCCAGGACCCTTCGAACCCGCTGCACGCCGACTTCGGCACCAACGAACTGAAGGGATACTCCCGGGCCCACCCTGCGGTCACCAGGCGCCACCACCCCGAACTGCTCCCGCTCGGCTGA
- a CDS encoding DinB family protein: MSEEPTGTTSPQNFSPAWSDAVGRTDPPLVGDEREILLSYLEFHRETFALKCAGVPTGRLSEFLVPPSGLTLHGLVRHLAGVEQWWLQIQFTGDESRPVLYYSDDDPDQDFERLDGDFDQAFATWRAQVEISRRIVADTPSLDATGVHKATGQPVSLRRILVHMLAEYARHNGHADLLRERIDGVTGY; this comes from the coding sequence ATGAGCGAAGAACCCACCGGCACCACCTCTCCGCAGAACTTCTCCCCCGCCTGGTCCGACGCCGTCGGTCGGACCGATCCCCCGCTGGTCGGCGACGAGCGGGAGATCCTGCTGTCGTACCTCGAGTTCCACCGCGAGACCTTCGCGCTGAAGTGCGCGGGCGTCCCGACCGGCCGGCTCTCGGAGTTCCTGGTGCCGCCGTCCGGGCTGACCCTGCACGGCCTGGTCCGGCACCTGGCCGGGGTGGAGCAGTGGTGGCTGCAGATCCAGTTCACCGGGGACGAGTCCCGTCCGGTGCTGTACTACTCGGACGACGACCCCGACCAGGACTTCGAGCGCCTCGACGGGGACTTCGACCAGGCCTTCGCCACCTGGCGCGCCCAGGTCGAGATCTCCCGCCGGATCGTCGCCGACACCCCCTCGCTGGACGCCACCGGCGTCCACAAGGCCACCGGGCAGCCGGTCTCGCTGCGCCGGATCCTGGTGCACATGCTCGCCGAGTACGCCCGCCACAACGGGCACGCGGACCTGCTGCGCGAGCGCATCGACGGCGTCACCGGCTACTGA
- a CDS encoding N-acetyltransferase produces the protein MDVRVRTGVPGDAAGLVRLAGQVEHWFGPMVDDPGFHTAVAEQLACGSTLVAFDGTGSTGSSPGSSPDDAGGGGVLLGGLLVGHHPPVCHLHWLVVDDRARGLGLGRALVAEALARRPAGVRTVEVVTFGADHPGAVASGARVFYERLGFSPAEATDPGPEGGSRQVYRRAL, from the coding sequence ATGGACGTACGGGTGCGCACCGGGGTGCCGGGGGACGCTGCCGGGCTGGTGCGGCTGGCCGGGCAGGTCGAGCACTGGTTCGGGCCGATGGTCGACGACCCCGGTTTCCACACCGCCGTCGCGGAGCAACTCGCCTGCGGCAGCACACTGGTGGCCTTCGACGGCACAGGCAGTACGGGCAGCAGTCCGGGCAGCAGTCCGGACGACGCGGGAGGCGGCGGCGTCCTGCTGGGCGGTCTGCTGGTGGGCCACCACCCGCCGGTGTGCCACCTGCACTGGCTGGTGGTGGACGACCGGGCCCGTGGGCTGGGCCTGGGCCGGGCCCTGGTCGCCGAGGCGCTGGCCCGCCGCCCGGCCGGGGTGCGGACGGTCGAGGTGGTGACCTTCGGCGCGGACCACCCCGGCGCGGTGGCCAGCGGCGCCCGGGTGTTCTACGAGCGCCTGGGCTTCTCCCCCGCCGAGGCCACCGACCCGGGCCCGGAGGGCGGTTCGCGCCAGGTGTACCGGCGCGCGCTCTGA
- a CDS encoding VOC family protein, protein MTGAAVPPPPQVWPSLRARDARALIAFLVEAFGFEATAVYADGDRVQHAQLSWPPGGGVMLGSAPAEDGPGASDDPWPLRPGTFGAYVVTDDPDGLYRRAVAAGAEVTAGLHETDYGSRDFAVRDPEGNRWSFGTYRGEPRRA, encoded by the coding sequence ATGACCGGGGCCGCCGTTCCCCCGCCGCCGCAGGTGTGGCCGAGCCTACGGGCGCGGGACGCCCGGGCGTTGATCGCCTTCCTGGTCGAGGCGTTCGGCTTCGAGGCGACCGCCGTGTACGCGGACGGCGACCGCGTCCAGCACGCGCAGCTGTCCTGGCCGCCGGGCGGTGGCGTCATGCTGGGTTCGGCGCCCGCGGAGGACGGCCCCGGCGCGTCCGACGACCCGTGGCCGCTGCGTCCGGGCACCTTCGGCGCGTACGTGGTCACCGACGATCCGGACGGGCTGTACCGGCGGGCCGTCGCGGCGGGCGCCGAGGTCACCGCGGGGCTGCACGAGACGGACTACGGCTCGCGGGACTTCGCGGTCCGCGACCCGGAGGGGAACCGGTGGTCCTTCGGCACGTACCGCGGCGAGCCGCGCCGCGCGTGA
- a CDS encoding NADP-dependent oxidoreductase, with the protein MSLPGTVREVRLARRPQGRPVAADLTVAEVPAPEPAEGRVLLRNRWFLLYPGLATLLGDTPPGTPIPSVEPGDTLFGPAVGEVLHAPADSGLRPGDLVSHFQGWREYAVADPAELTPLEEKLTDPAAQLSPGAIGYGALTRTAPVAPGDTVLITGAAGAVGTMAGQIARLLGARTVLGTTGSPAKAERLRELGYDAVLVDERTADGTAGGPGRAERFARQLAEAAPDGIDVLLDTVGGHQAEAALAAARPGARVALVGVLSEQFGDVPGAATPLRLDAFQVIVKGVRLAGYSNAGYAEAVAEWLPRFGDWLRSGEITFPHVKVAGLERAPQAFQELIEGRHFGAVLVEL; encoded by the coding sequence ATGAGTCTGCCCGGAACAGTCCGCGAGGTCCGACTCGCCCGCCGCCCGCAGGGCCGTCCGGTCGCCGCCGACCTGACCGTGGCCGAGGTGCCCGCACCGGAGCCCGCCGAGGGCCGGGTACTGCTGCGCAACCGGTGGTTCCTGCTCTACCCGGGCCTGGCCACCCTGCTCGGCGACACCCCGCCCGGCACGCCGATCCCGTCGGTCGAGCCCGGCGACACCCTGTTCGGACCCGCCGTCGGGGAGGTGCTGCACGCCCCGGCGGACAGCGGGCTGCGCCCCGGCGACCTGGTCTCCCACTTCCAGGGCTGGCGGGAGTACGCGGTCGCCGATCCGGCCGAACTGACCCCGCTGGAAGAGAAGTTGACCGACCCGGCCGCCCAGCTCTCGCCCGGCGCGATCGGTTACGGCGCGCTGACCCGCACCGCACCCGTCGCACCCGGCGACACCGTCCTGATCACCGGCGCCGCCGGAGCCGTCGGCACGATGGCCGGCCAGATCGCCAGACTGCTCGGCGCGCGCACCGTCCTGGGCACCACCGGCTCCCCGGCCAAGGCCGAGCGGCTGCGCGAACTCGGCTACGACGCCGTCCTGGTGGACGAACGGACGGCCGACGGCACTGCGGGCGGCCCGGGTCGCGCCGAACGGTTCGCCCGGCAGCTCGCCGAGGCCGCCCCCGACGGCATCGACGTGCTGCTCGACACCGTCGGCGGACACCAGGCCGAGGCCGCCCTCGCCGCCGCCCGCCCCGGCGCCCGCGTCGCCCTGGTCGGCGTGCTCTCCGAGCAGTTCGGCGACGTCCCGGGGGCCGCCACCCCGCTGCGCCTGGACGCCTTCCAGGTCATCGTCAAGGGCGTGCGGCTGGCCGGGTACTCGAACGCCGGGTACGCGGAGGCGGTCGCCGAGTGGCTGCCGCGCTTCGGGGACTGGCTGCGCTCCGGCGAGATCACCTTCCCGCACGTCAAGGTGGCCGGGCTGGAACGAGCCCCGCAGGCGTTCCAGGAACTGATCGAGGGTCGGCACTTCGGCGCGGTCCTGGTCGAGCTGTAG